A stretch of the Jeotgalibacillus haloalkalitolerans genome encodes the following:
- a CDS encoding glycosyltransferase family 2 protein, with protein MEWLSWLVYTAAIVIIIYMASVSLLYIGMFLVAGPRIRKERQLNREAHIEEISMNKDTFPISVLVPAYNEEVGVVSTARSMLALNYPQFEVIVIDDGSSDRTSERVIAEFRMKEIDLAIRRYFDTAEVERAFQSTLFPHLFLIQKQNGGKADALNAGINFSKYPYFAAIDGDSLLDRDALLKTMKPIIDSNGKVTATGGTVRIANGSRIVRSEVEEIALPKTPIVLMQIIEYFRAFLIGRLGLSRMNMLLIVSGAFGVFEKNRVIKAGGYKVNTVGEDMELIVRMHKSIKDEQSDQRIEYIQDPVCWTEAPSTVSSLRSQRRRWQRGLAETLWTHKSMLLNPKYKGIGLFALPYYLFVELLSAVFELIGYVIIIAGLLFAFISWEITVVMFLATVVYGSLISSLAVLLEEWTYHKYPDVKSLLKLFGWSLTEAFWYRPLTVLWRCEGLVAAIRQKGSWGNMQRKGISEEEAA; from the coding sequence ATGGAATGGCTGAGTTGGCTTGTGTATACTGCAGCAATCGTCATCATTATTTATATGGCTTCTGTCTCACTATTGTACATTGGTATGTTTCTGGTGGCAGGACCAAGAATAAGGAAAGAGCGGCAGCTGAATCGTGAAGCCCATATAGAAGAGATTTCAATGAATAAGGATACTTTTCCGATCTCTGTACTGGTTCCTGCCTACAATGAAGAAGTAGGGGTTGTCAGTACTGCAAGGTCCATGCTTGCTCTGAATTACCCTCAATTTGAAGTGATCGTGATTGATGACGGATCTTCTGACCGGACGAGTGAACGTGTAATTGCTGAGTTCAGGATGAAGGAGATTGATCTGGCTATCCGCCGCTATTTTGATACAGCAGAGGTTGAACGGGCTTTTCAATCTACTTTATTTCCACACCTCTTTTTAATTCAAAAGCAAAACGGGGGAAAGGCAGATGCGCTGAATGCAGGTATTAACTTTTCAAAATATCCTTATTTTGCTGCGATTGATGGCGACTCCCTTTTAGACCGTGACGCGCTGCTGAAAACGATGAAGCCGATCATTGATTCAAATGGAAAGGTAACAGCCACAGGGGGAACCGTCCGGATTGCCAATGGGTCAAGGATTGTCAGAAGTGAAGTGGAAGAGATCGCCCTGCCGAAAACACCAATTGTACTGATGCAGATTATTGAATACTTCAGAGCGTTTCTTATCGGCCGGCTGGGCTTAAGCAGGATGAATATGCTGCTGATTGTGTCAGGAGCTTTTGGTGTTTTTGAAAAGAACCGCGTGATTAAGGCAGGCGGTTATAAGGTGAACACAGTTGGTGAGGATATGGAGCTCATTGTCAGGATGCATAAATCAATTAAAGATGAGCAGTCTGATCAGCGGATTGAGTATATTCAGGATCCGGTCTGCTGGACTGAGGCGCCTTCGACTGTCAGTTCTCTCAGGTCCCAGCGAAGAAGATGGCAAAGAGGGCTGGCAGAGACGCTCTGGACACATAAATCTATGCTGTTGAATCCAAAGTATAAAGGCATAGGGCTCTTTGCGCTTCCGTATTATCTGTTTGTGGAGCTGCTGAGTGCGGTATTCGAATTAATCGGTTATGTCATCATCATTGCCGGGCTTCTGTTTGCCTTTATTTCCTGGGAAATCACTGTGGTTATGTTTCTTGCAACGGTCGTATATGGTTCGCTCATTTCAAGTCTTGCCGTATTGCTTGAGGAATGGACCTATCATAAATATCCGGATGTTAAAAGTCTGCTGAAATTGTTTGGGTGGTCCTTAACCGAAGCGTTCTGGTATCGTCCGCTGACTGTTTTATGGAGATGTGAAGGGCTGGTTGCTGCCATTCGTCAGAAAGGTTCATGGGGGAACATGCAGCGAAAAGGAATTTCTGAAGAGGAAGCTGCGTAA
- a CDS encoding HEAT repeat domain-containing protein — MVTVVLWISGVFLLLQVALLIYLSLMKQKGIRTDQEVSGVYQQVLSPYLAYLAGENDHEPDLPSDEQVRVKVLEKLLSGYASNIKGAENEKRMSHTAERFLADHYRGILLKGSWAERVNTLFFIEDFHLKTLQSEVKKHYLSLKDEDEEYRQSLRVLASFGDESVLQVLKSGEAISIGFMKECLRRLPGSSLEQLKADQELPVPVKLGMISYFGETGFYEHLPYVEAHIQHKEKEVRLKSLAALCQYRYISSADKISPFLTSDLWEERMYAARLSGLLQLTRYSTSLMQLAGDPNWWVRFAACEALKQMPDGEILLTFAAEGHEDLYARDMAKQLQTLRTGVGR, encoded by the coding sequence ATGGTCACAGTAGTGCTATGGATTTCAGGTGTGTTTTTGCTGCTGCAGGTCGCTTTGTTGATCTATTTATCACTCATGAAGCAAAAAGGAATCCGAACCGATCAGGAGGTCTCCGGGGTTTATCAGCAAGTGCTGAGTCCTTACCTTGCATATTTAGCAGGGGAGAACGATCATGAACCGGATCTGCCGTCAGATGAGCAGGTTCGTGTAAAAGTACTCGAAAAGCTCCTTTCAGGATATGCTTCAAATATCAAAGGAGCGGAGAATGAAAAACGTATGAGCCATACAGCTGAGCGCTTTCTGGCTGATCATTACAGGGGTATTCTGCTGAAAGGAAGCTGGGCAGAGCGTGTGAATACTCTCTTCTTCATTGAAGATTTTCATCTGAAAACGCTCCAGTCAGAAGTGAAGAAACATTATCTCTCACTGAAGGATGAGGATGAAGAGTATAGGCAGTCACTTCGTGTTCTGGCTTCATTTGGTGATGAGAGCGTTCTGCAGGTGCTGAAAAGCGGGGAAGCTATTTCAATCGGGTTCATGAAGGAATGCTTGAGGAGACTGCCGGGAAGTTCTTTAGAACAATTGAAAGCAGATCAGGAGCTGCCTGTTCCGGTAAAGCTTGGCATGATCTCTTATTTTGGTGAGACGGGATTTTATGAGCACTTGCCATATGTCGAAGCTCATATTCAGCATAAAGAAAAGGAAGTCCGGCTGAAATCTCTCGCTGCTTTATGCCAGTACAGATATATTTCATCAGCGGATAAAATCTCTCCATTTCTGACTTCTGATTTGTGGGAGGAGAGAATGTACGCTGCCCGTCTTTCGGGGCTCCTTCAACTGACGAGATATTCCACCTCCTTAATGCAGCTCGCCGGCGATCCGAACTGGTGGGTGCGCTTTGCTGCTTGTGAAGCGCTGAAGCAAATGCCGGACGGTGAAATCCTGCTGACTTTTGCAGCGGAAGGGCATGAAGATCTGTATGCAAGAGATATGGCCAAACAGCTTCAAACGTTGAGAACGGGGGTGGGCAGATAA
- a CDS encoding GGDEF domain-containing response regulator, producing the protein MSTKYQEMLNKRIEQTVMEWSAKHAVTEDECYRFFHGLKGTAGTIGLTALSDQAEKALAELEEDGTRILTGEEWRKFFAHDQIKAFTQEAATIEQLEEIQGELDDQPESVPFILMIEKDVEFIKRMKGFLEENAFQVITTMTLSKGLEHYYDLSPDLLIVDLDLLSEGEELLISEMMKKARKDLTPIILVSGELTDEKRIAAYEMGVLDVIGKPINENIIIPFLRNRIFQRNMLLGQIRNDFLTGALKRDCLEHEVLQVTKKMLEGETGSAVFAMVDLDHFKQVNDTYGHPAGDEVLRTFAKIILETKDPADRLIRFGGEEFSVVFPESTYEEAEKKIQNWREAFNQHVFSSGEQEFNVQFSAGLNEWHGAVHIKEILECADKSLYYAKENGRNCTVRYSEVIKLQLATEQMVLIVVDDDELVREMLKDHFERRGKVGGRSVDVKTYANGVDFLQGDWYTAGKKYMILLDGMMPKMDGIEVLAKLREAYGTRNILVSMLTARQGDQEVERALGLGADDYMVKPFNVREVASRIDRMMERMFS; encoded by the coding sequence ATGAGTACAAAATATCAGGAGATGTTAAATAAACGTATTGAACAGACAGTAATGGAGTGGAGTGCAAAACATGCTGTCACTGAAGATGAATGCTATCGCTTTTTCCATGGATTAAAAGGAACAGCCGGGACGATTGGATTGACAGCGTTGTCTGATCAGGCTGAAAAAGCCCTGGCAGAGCTGGAGGAAGACGGCACGCGGATCCTCACGGGGGAAGAATGGCGGAAATTCTTTGCGCATGATCAAATAAAAGCATTCACGCAGGAAGCGGCAACCATTGAGCAGCTGGAAGAGATTCAGGGGGAACTGGATGATCAGCCTGAATCAGTGCCCTTTATCCTGATGATTGAAAAAGATGTTGAGTTCATTAAAAGAATGAAAGGCTTCCTTGAAGAGAATGCCTTTCAAGTCATTACAACGATGACACTTTCAAAAGGCCTTGAACATTACTATGACCTTTCACCGGATCTGCTGATTGTTGATCTGGATTTATTATCTGAAGGGGAAGAATTACTGATCAGTGAAATGATGAAAAAAGCGAGAAAAGATTTAACGCCGATTATTTTAGTCAGTGGTGAGCTTACAGACGAGAAAAGAATAGCGGCTTATGAGATGGGTGTGCTTGATGTAATTGGTAAGCCGATTAATGAAAATATCATTATTCCTTTTTTAAGGAACAGGATATTCCAGCGCAACATGCTGCTTGGACAAATCAGGAATGACTTTTTGACTGGTGCGTTAAAAAGAGATTGTCTTGAGCATGAAGTGCTGCAGGTGACGAAAAAAATGCTTGAAGGGGAAACGGGATCTGCTGTTTTTGCGATGGTTGACCTGGATCATTTTAAGCAGGTGAATGATACTTATGGACATCCGGCAGGGGATGAAGTGTTGAGAACCTTTGCAAAAATCATTTTGGAAACAAAGGATCCGGCAGACCGGCTGATCCGCTTTGGGGGAGAAGAATTTTCTGTTGTATTCCCTGAGTCAACTTACGAGGAAGCTGAGAAAAAGATTCAGAACTGGCGTGAGGCTTTCAATCAGCATGTATTTTCATCAGGTGAACAGGAATTTAACGTTCAATTTTCCGCTGGTCTGAATGAATGGCATGGTGCCGTTCATATCAAGGAAATTCTCGAGTGTGCGGATAAATCTCTTTATTACGCAAAAGAAAATGGACGTAATTGTACTGTCCGGTACTCAGAAGTCATCAAATTACAACTTGCAACCGAGCAGATGGTGCTGATTGTGGTGGATGATGATGAACTGGTGAGAGAAATGCTGAAGGATCATTTTGAAAGGCGCGGAAAAGTTGGCGGTCGCTCAGTGGATGTTAAAACGTATGCAAATGGCGTGGATTTTCTTCAGGGTGACTGGTATACAGCGGGGAAGAAATATATGATTCTGCTGGATGGCATGATGCCAAAGATGGACGGAATAGAAGTGCTCGCAAAGCTGAGAGAAGCATATGGCACGAGAAATATACTTGTTTCAATGCTGACGGCGAGACAGGGTGATCAGGAGGTTGAACGGGCATTGGGACTCGGTGCTGATGATTATATGGTGAAGCCTTTTAACGTAAGGGAAGTGGCTTCAAGAATTGACCGTATGATGGAAAGGATGTTCAGTTAA
- a CDS encoding ABC transporter permease: MSRKNFYQTGSLIKFYLRADLLKMIIWILSITALTLLTAWAFEDLYQSEAERFAVAETMRNPAMTAMVGPGYGLENYTTGPMMAHQMLLFTAILAAVMTILLTAKHTRGDEEDGRSEMIGSLPAGRLAPLTAVLITMGISQLLLALSLGSSLSILGIETVPVGDSFLYGAAIGATGLFFAGVTAFFAQLSESSRGATGFAFLVLGLSYIIRAFGDVSNETVSWFSPLGWTLKTEVYVNNLISPLFLLVAGSLFFAGTAFSLLFKRDLGSGMLPAKPGRKHASPFLLSPFGLALRLLRTSIIVWGVALMAIGASYGSVLGDLESFFGSNEMLSNMVDPESGLTLTEQFVSMLMAIMSMMAAVPALMFFFKLKSEENKNRMENIYARAVSRQKVFLSYLAVALIFGSLMMVIATVSLWGASVPVMDEPMPFSTVITAGLVYLPAIWVMVGIGTLFTGYKPSITSIAWGYLIYSFLVVYLGGLLQLPEWPGKLSPFGHVPQIPGEDLSLIPLLLLTLFAAILYTAGVYSYKQRDLKG; this comes from the coding sequence ATGAGCCGAAAGAATTTTTATCAGACAGGATCACTGATAAAGTTTTATTTACGCGCAGACTTATTAAAAATGATCATTTGGATTTTATCGATCACTGCACTCACCCTACTGACTGCCTGGGCGTTTGAGGACCTTTATCAATCGGAGGCTGAGCGATTTGCAGTGGCGGAAACAATGAGAAATCCTGCGATGACCGCAATGGTGGGGCCTGGATATGGACTTGAAAATTACACAACCGGTCCGATGATGGCCCATCAGATGCTGCTTTTCACTGCCATTTTGGCAGCAGTGATGACGATTCTGCTGACAGCAAAGCATACGCGGGGCGATGAGGAAGATGGCCGTTCTGAAATGATCGGTTCACTTCCTGCAGGCAGACTGGCACCGTTAACTGCTGTATTAATTACAATGGGCATTTCACAGTTGCTGCTGGCACTTTCTCTAGGCAGTTCCTTAAGTATACTTGGAATTGAAACTGTGCCTGTGGGGGATTCATTTTTATATGGTGCAGCAATTGGCGCTACGGGGCTTTTTTTTGCAGGAGTTACAGCGTTTTTTGCCCAGCTTTCTGAAAGCAGCCGCGGTGCCACCGGCTTTGCTTTTTTAGTACTTGGTTTATCATATATCATAAGAGCATTTGGTGATGTGAGTAATGAGACAGTATCATGGTTTTCACCACTTGGATGGACGTTAAAAACTGAGGTGTATGTAAATAACCTGATCAGTCCACTATTTTTACTCGTTGCAGGCAGCCTTTTTTTCGCGGGAACAGCATTCAGTCTTTTATTTAAAAGGGATTTGGGGAGCGGAATGCTTCCTGCAAAACCGGGACGGAAACATGCATCTCCATTCCTTCTCAGTCCATTCGGTCTTGCACTGAGACTGCTCAGAACAAGTATCATTGTCTGGGGAGTTGCCCTCATGGCAATTGGTGCTTCTTATGGTTCGGTCCTTGGGGATCTCGAGTCATTTTTCGGAAGCAATGAAATGTTAAGTAATATGGTTGACCCTGAAAGCGGCCTGACACTGACAGAGCAGTTCGTTTCTATGCTGATGGCAATTATGTCTATGATGGCTGCGGTGCCGGCCCTCATGTTTTTCTTCAAGTTAAAATCAGAGGAAAACAAAAACCGGATGGAGAACATTTATGCCCGTGCAGTTTCCAGACAAAAAGTGTTCCTAAGCTACCTTGCTGTTGCTTTGATATTCGGCTCTCTTATGATGGTCATTGCTACAGTCAGCCTATGGGGCGCCTCTGTCCCTGTAATGGACGAACCCATGCCATTTAGTACAGTGATAACAGCAGGGCTCGTCTATCTGCCTGCAATCTGGGTAATGGTCGGCATCGGAACTTTATTCACCGGCTATAAGCCTTCCATCACTTCTATTGCCTGGGGATATTTAATTTATTCATTTCTCGTTGTGTACCTTGGCGGGTTACTCCAGCTGCCTGAATGGCCGGGTAAGTTATCACCGTTTGGACATGTACCGCAGATTCCGGGTGAAGATCTGAGCCTAATCCCTCTTTTACTTTTGACGCTGTTTGCTGCGATTTTATATACAGCAGGTGTTTACAGTTATAAACAGCGGGATTTGAAAGGATAA